Genomic window (Gemmatimonadaceae bacterium):
TCTTCGACGGCGATGCGATCGACGGGCGCGTCGAGCGACCAGAAGGCGTCGCGAGCCACGGTGGCCGCGATCTCCGCGCCAAAACCTGCCGTGAGATTGTCCTCGTGGACGATCGCGCATCGGCCGGACTTCTCGACCGACTCGAGTACGCACGCGCGATCCCAAGGAGCGATCGTGCGGAGATCGATCACTTCGACGCGATCGCCGAAGCGGCCGGCGGCTTCGATGCACCGGTGCACCATCGCGCCCCACGTCACCAGCGTGACGTCGCTGCCGGCCATTCGAACCGCGGCGCGTCCGAAAGGAAGCACGTAGTCGTCGCCGGGATAGTGCGCGCTCCCTTCGCTCGTCATCAACAGCGAGCGGTGCTCGAAGAAAATCGTCGGATCGGCGCCGCGCATCGCCGCGCGCAGCAGCCCCGCCGCATCGGCCGCGTCGGACGGAATCGCGACGCGCCAACCGTAGGCATGCGCGAAGCGCACTTCATCACTCAAGCTGTGCCACGGGTCGCCGACGTCTTTTCCGAACCCACCCGGCATTCGCACCACGATTGGCGCCGCGAACCGGTTCGCGGTCCGCCAGCGAAGCGTGCCGCAGTTGTTCAACTGCTCCGCGGCGGGATCGGCGTACTTCCGGAACTGAATCTCAGCCACGGGCATGAGGCCGCTGATCGCCATTCCGACCGCGCGCCCGATAATGCCTTCCTCGGAGAGACTCGTGTCGAACACACGGCGATCGCCGAATTGCTTCTGGAGTCCCTCGGTGACGAGGTGCACTCCACCTTTGCGTCCGACGTCCTCGCCGAACACGAGGCACTTGGGGTTGGCCTCGAGCTCGTGTCGCAACGTCCGTCGCACCGATTCGGCGAAGCGGACGACGTCTCCGCCTTCTGTAGGAACGTCCGTCCCGTCGAGCTCGGCGCGCTCGGCGCGTGAAAGCCCGCCGAACGCCTCGGGCGAACCGGGAGTGTCGTCCGCGTAGACCCAGTGCGCGACGTTGGCGGGGTCGGGGTACGGCCTCGCGCGGGCTGCGTCCAGCGCCTGCTGCACGTCGCGCGCGACGTCGGCCTCCAACTCGCTCCACTGTGTTTCGCTCAGGATCGACGGAACGAGGTGCGCGCGGAGGCGCGGCATCGGGTCGCGCGCCGCGTCGGCGGCGATCTCCGCGTCGGTTCGATAGCCGCGCTGATTATCCGGGCCTGAATGGCTCGACAGGCGCGGCACCGTGAGACGCACCAACGCGGGACCGCCGCCTCCTCGCACGTGCGCGACACCTTCGGCGAGGAGCTTCGCGGCTTCCCCAGGATTCGTCCCGTCGCCGTCGCGAATGAACAAATTGCCGAACGATGCCAGGTTTCGGGCGATGTTGGCGCCCGGCGTCTGCATGTCGCCGCGGACGGAAAGTCCGAGCCCGTTGTCCTCGACGTAGAACAGCATCGGCAGCGAAAGGGTGGTCGCCATCGTGAGGGCGGACCAGAACCCGTTCGTGGCGACAGAACCCTCACCGCCCAGGACCACTGCGATCGCGCCTTTCCAACTCGCGTCGCCGAGTACGTCCGTGTGGTAGCGAATCGACTGCGCCCATCCGGCGCACGGCGTGAACTGAGAACCCACGTCGCCCGACATCGGAAGCACGATCGGGCAGTCGCGGCTCGGAAGGTTGCAAACCACGCCGATGTCACGCCCGTCGCTGAATCCCCCTGAACGTCCCAGCGGACTCGCCAGAGCGTCCTCGACGCTCAATCCGAGCGAGAGGAGAAGGGGGCGCGAGCGATAATAGGCGCTCGCGGCGTCGCGCGGATGCGTGAGGAGCGACCCGAGAATCGCCTGGGCGACGTCGTGTCCGCGCGCCGAGAACTGGTAGAGCACAACATGCTCGCGCGGAACGCTCGCGCGGTTCTTGTTGGTCGCCTCTTCGACGTCGTCGAGCGCGCGCGAGACCAGTGCGTGATACGCGATGCCCCGCCAATCGAAGCGCGAGCCGGCCGCGCCGGAATTCGGCGCGGAGTCGGCCGCGCTAGGCGCGGGGGCAGCCGGCGCTTTACTCGACACGCGCGCGCGCGACCCGCGGGGTGGTGGAACGGTCGTCACGTCCCGAAATCTGCCCCCCTGTGGTGACCGATACCAGCGCGAATCGCGGCGTCGAGCATCGCGGGCGGGGGCAGGGACGGGCTAATTTGAACGCCGAGTCGAGAAGGGTGGGCTGCATTTCCCCCCAAGGACGAGCGACCATGGGTCGCGATTTCACAGCCACTACCGCAACGATGGCCGAGATTCTCTGTGAAGTAGCCGACGGCGTGGCCGCGATCACGCTCAACCGGCCGGACGTTCTCAACAGCTTCACGCGCCCGATGGCTGCGGCCTTGCTCGAATCGCTCGGGCGCGCTGCCGAGGATCAGACGATCCGCGCCGTCCTGTTGACCGGCGCCGGGCGCGGGTTTTGTGCGGGCCAGGATTTGGCCGAAGCCGCTCCGAGCAACGACGTCATGCCAGACCTCGGCGACTTCGTTCGCGACAGCTACAACCCGATCGTTCGCGCGATTCGGACGCTGGAGAAGCCAGTCGTCTGCGCGGTGAACGGGGTTGCGGCGGGCGCTGGCGCCAATCTCGCGTTCGCGTGCGACATCGTCTTCGCCTCGTCCAGCGCGACGTTCATTCAATCGTTCGCGAAGATCGGAGTCATCCCCGACAGCGGCGGGACTTTCATTCTTCCGCGCATCGTTGGACTGCAGCGGGCATCGGTCATGACGATGCTTGCCGAAAAAATGACAGCCGAGCAGGCGCGTGATTGGGGTCTGATCTACATGGTCGTGGATGCTCCAGCGCTGCTCGAAACAGCTTTAGGTACGGCGCGCTATCTCGCTACGCAGCCGACGCGTGGACTGGGACTGATCAAGCGTGGCTTCAACCGGTCGCTCGGTGTGGATTTGGAGACGCAGCTCGACTACGAGGAGGAACTGCAGCGCGAGGCCGGGGCGACGGCCGACTATGCCGAGGGCGTTCACGCGTTCCTCGAGAAGCGCAAACCGGTTTTCACCGGCCGTTGATGGCCCCTCCCCCCCGCCACCCGCTCGACGCGAGCACCGTGGTCGGCGTCGTCGGCGCCGGCGCGATGGGAACCGGGATCGCGCAAGTGGCGTCGTCGGCGGGTCACCGGGTCGTCCTCGCCGACTCGATGGGCGGTGCCGTGGATCGAGCCAGGGCCTCGATCGTCAAAGCAGTCGCGCGCGACGTCGAGAAGAAGCGAATGACCAGCGAGGCCGCCGACGCGCTCGTGTCACGCATCGACTTCCGCGCCGAGCCGCTCGATTTCGAGCGATCGCCCTATCATCGCTGTGGCCTCGTGATCGAGGCGATCGTCGAGGACCTCGCGGCCAAGCGATCGGTGGTGCAACGGCTCTCGATCTCGACCAGGGACGCCCTGCTCGCGACGAACACGTCATCGTTGTCCGTGACGGCCATCGCGGCCGCGTGCCCCTCGCCCGACCGGGTGATCGGTCTCCATTTCTTCAATCCGCCGCCGCTGATGCCACTGGTCGAGGTCGTACCTCGCGCCGGCGGCTCGGCACCGCTGGTCGAGGAGTGCGTTCAGCTGATGCGCGCTTGGGGCAAGGTGCCGGTGGTCGCGTCCGATACGCCCGGGTTCATCGTGAATCGCGTGGCGCGGCCGTTCTACGGCGAATCAATCCGCATCCTCGAGGAGGGAATCGCCGACTGCGCGACGATCGACTGGGCGATGCGCGAGCTCGCCGGCTTTCGCATGGGACCGTTCGAGCTGATGGACTTCATCGGCAACGACGTCAACTACGCCGTGACGCGCGCGGTCTACGACGGGATGTTCAACGATCCGAGGTACAAGCCGTCGATCACGCAACAGCGACTCGTCGAAGCTGGACGTTTCGGCCGCAAATCGGGGCGCGGCTACTACGATTACGGGTCGGGTGCCACCGCGGCTGAGCCGACAAAAGATCCCGCCCTGGGACGGCAAGTGGTCGACCGCGTGCTCGCGATGCTGATGAACGAGGCGATCGACGCGGTCTACATGCGGGTCGCGTCGCCGGCCGACGTCGATCTCGCGATGACGCGCGGGGTCAACTACCCCAAAGGCCTGCTCGCGTGGGCCGACGAGCTTGGCGCGGCGGTCGTACTCGAGAGAATGGAGCGGCTCCAGGCGGAATTCGGCGAGGATCGATACCGTGCGAGCCCGCTCCTCAAGCGCACGGCACGCGCGAGCGGCCGCTTCCTCCCCTCGGCATGACCACATCGAATTCCGCGGCATTCGAGGAACAGGCCCTGGCCGAGCGCGTCGTGTCCGCGATGATGGCACGCGACGCATTCAGTCGGTGGTTGGGCATCGAGGTGCTCGACGTACGGCCGCGTGGCGCCACGATTCGTATGCGGGTGCGGGACGACATGCTGAACGGCTTCGGCGTCTGCCACGGGGGCGCGCTGTTTTCGCTCGCGGACAGCGCGCTCGCGTTTGCCTGCAACACGCATGGGCGCGTGACGGTGAGCATCGAGAACAGCGTGACTTACCCGGTGGCGATTCAAGCGGGCGACGAGCTGACCGCCGATGCGATCGAGGAGAATGCGACCCGGAAACTGGCTTTCTACCGTGTCGAGGTGCGGCGCGCGGGCGCGATCGTCAGCATCTTTCGGGGGACCGTGTTCAACACCGAGAAACCATTCTTTACCGACTCGAAGCCGTGACTCCGACCGCCCTCCGAGCAGCTTACCTGGTCGATGGGATTCGCACCCCTGTGGGAAACCTCGGCGGCGCGCTGAGCGAGGCGCGCCCCGACGACCTGGGGGCGCTCGTCATCGCCGAGGTCCTGAAGCGGAATCCGGCGCTGGATCCGGCGCGGGTGAGCGACGTCGTGCTCGGCTGCGCGAATCAGGCAGGTGAGGACAATCGCAACGTAGCGCGCATGGCGCTGTTGCTCGCGGGCCTGCCGACGTCCGTCCCGGGCGAGACGGTGAATCGTCTCTGTGCGTCTGGAATGAGCGCGGTGGTGAACGCGGCGCGGGCGGTGCAGGTCGGCGACGGGGACTTTTATATCGCGGGGGGAGTCGAGAGCATGACTCGCGCGCCCTATGCGATGTCGAAGGGAAGCAAGCCGTTCGCGCGCGACATCGAGTTGTTCGACACGAGTCTGGGCTGGCGCTTCGTCAATCCGCGGATGAAGTCGAAGTACGGCACGGATTCGATGGGACAGACGGCGGAAAACGTCGCCGAGCAGTATCACGTTTCGCGCGACGACCAGGACCTGTTCGCGGTTCGGTCGCAGCAGAAAGCCGCGGCGGCACGAGGCGCGGGGCGCTTCGTCCGCGAGATCGTGCCCGTCCAGATTCCTCAGAGGAAGGGTGCGCCCAAGTGCGTCGATGCGGATGAGTTTCTGCGTCCCGACACGACGCTCGAGATTCTGGCGACGCTGAAGCCCGCGTTTCGCGCCGAAGGGGGGGGCGGTTCGGTGAC
Coding sequences:
- a CDS encoding transketolase C-terminal domain-containing protein, giving the protein MTTVPPPRGSRARVSSKAPAAPAPSAADSAPNSGAAGSRFDWRGIAYHALVSRALDDVEEATNKNRASVPREHVVLYQFSARGHDVAQAILGSLLTHPRDAASAYYRSRPLLLSLGLSVEDALASPLGRSGGFSDGRDIGVVCNLPSRDCPIVLPMSGDVGSQFTPCAGWAQSIRYHTDVLGDASWKGAIAVVLGGEGSVATNGFWSALTMATTLSLPMLFYVEDNGLGLSVRGDMQTPGANIARNLASFGNLFIRDGDGTNPGEAAKLLAEGVAHVRGGGGPALVRLTVPRLSSHSGPDNQRGYRTDAEIAADAARDPMPRLRAHLVPSILSETQWSELEADVARDVQQALDAARARPYPDPANVAHWVYADDTPGSPEAFGGLSRAERAELDGTDVPTEGGDVVRFAESVRRTLRHELEANPKCLVFGEDVGRKGGVHLVTEGLQKQFGDRRVFDTSLSEEGIIGRAVGMAISGLMPVAEIQFRKYADPAAEQLNNCGTLRWRTANRFAAPIVVRMPGGFGKDVGDPWHSLSDEVRFAHAYGWRVAIPSDAADAAGLLRAAMRGADPTIFFEHRSLLMTSEGSAHYPGDDYVLPFGRAAVRMAGSDVTLVTWGAMVHRCIEAAGRFGDRVEVIDLRTIAPWDRACVLESVEKSGRCAIVHEDNLTAGFGAEIAATVARDAFWSLDAPVDRIAVEDVPMPYHPILLEAVLPSVDTIAERIERLLAV
- the paaG gene encoding 2-(1,2-epoxy-1,2-dihydrophenyl)acetyl-CoA isomerase PaaG gives rise to the protein MGRDFTATTATMAEILCEVADGVAAITLNRPDVLNSFTRPMAAALLESLGRAAEDQTIRAVLLTGAGRGFCAGQDLAEAAPSNDVMPDLGDFVRDSYNPIVRAIRTLEKPVVCAVNGVAAGAGANLAFACDIVFASSSATFIQSFAKIGVIPDSGGTFILPRIVGLQRASVMTMLAEKMTAEQARDWGLIYMVVDAPALLETALGTARYLATQPTRGLGLIKRGFNRSLGVDLETQLDYEEELQREAGATADYAEGVHAFLEKRKPVFTGR
- a CDS encoding 3-hydroxyacyl-CoA dehydrogenase NAD-binding domain-containing protein encodes the protein MAPPPRHPLDASTVVGVVGAGAMGTGIAQVASSAGHRVVLADSMGGAVDRARASIVKAVARDVEKKRMTSEAADALVSRIDFRAEPLDFERSPYHRCGLVIEAIVEDLAAKRSVVQRLSISTRDALLATNTSSLSVTAIAAACPSPDRVIGLHFFNPPPLMPLVEVVPRAGGSAPLVEECVQLMRAWGKVPVVASDTPGFIVNRVARPFYGESIRILEEGIADCATIDWAMRELAGFRMGPFELMDFIGNDVNYAVTRAVYDGMFNDPRYKPSITQQRLVEAGRFGRKSGRGYYDYGSGATAAEPTKDPALGRQVVDRVLAMLMNEAIDAVYMRVASPADVDLAMTRGVNYPKGLLAWADELGAAVVLERMERLQAEFGEDRYRASPLLKRTARASGRFLPSA
- a CDS encoding hotdog fold thioesterase encodes the protein MTTSNSAAFEEQALAERVVSAMMARDAFSRWLGIEVLDVRPRGATIRMRVRDDMLNGFGVCHGGALFSLADSALAFACNTHGRVTVSIENSVTYPVAIQAGDELTADAIEENATRKLAFYRVEVRRAGAIVSIFRGTVFNTEKPFFTDSKP
- the pcaF gene encoding 3-oxoadipyl-CoA thiolase, with amino-acid sequence MTPTALRAAYLVDGIRTPVGNLGGALSEARPDDLGALVIAEVLKRNPALDPARVSDVVLGCANQAGEDNRNVARMALLLAGLPTSVPGETVNRLCASGMSAVVNAARAVQVGDGDFYIAGGVESMTRAPYAMSKGSKPFARDIELFDTSLGWRFVNPRMKSKYGTDSMGQTAENVAEQYHVSRDDQDLFAVRSQQKAAAARGAGRFVREIVPVQIPQRKGAPKCVDADEFLRPDTTLEILATLKPAFRAEGGGGSVTAGNSSGLNDGGATLLVASEVGLKELGTAPLARVVASAVAGVEPRVMGMGPVPSTRQALARAGLTLDQMEVIELNEAFAAQSLACLRALGVADDDPRVNPNGGAIALGHPLGMSGARLLLTAARELEARGGRYALCTMCIGVGQGMATILERA